The Thalassolituus oleivorans MIL-1 genome includes the window TCCGCAACGGTTGCGGTACGATTGTCGCGAGTTAATTCCAGTGCGCTGGATAATGCATTCCACTGGCGACGGCTGAGATTTTTTAATTTCTTTGGTTTAAGCTTTTTCTCTAGCGCTTGATTTGCTGGGGTCTTCTTAAACGGATGGGCGCCACTGAATAATTCGTAGGCAACGCAACCTAATGCGTATACGTCGTCTGACTCTGATGGTTCTGCACCACGCAGCATTTCATTACTGGCATATGCTGGTGTTAGAGCACCGAGAGTGCCTGCATCGAAAATGGTTTTTTCACCAGCGGTATGCGCCGCGCTGCCTTCGGACACCGCACGCGCGATGCCGAAATCAAATACTTTAGTGCCTTTTTTCTTGGTAACGAAGATGTTGCCGGGTTTGAAGTCGGAGTGAATAATATTGTGCGAATGCGCGTAAATAAGGGCGTTCGAAATATCTTTAAGAATCGAATTAGCTTCCTCTTGCTCCATTCCATGCGGGAGCTGGCGCAGTAATTCATCCAGTGGAAAACCTTCAAGGAATTCCATGGTCATGAATACGGTATTTTTATCGCGGTCGAAATCGTAAACCGTCACGATGTTCGGGTGGGCAAGGGTTTGCGACTTGCGCGATTCACGTTGCAGCGAAATAAAGGCGTCGGGGTGCTGGCGGAATTCGTCGTTTAATAGTTTTACCGCCACATAAGGATCAGAGTCGCTAGCCTCGACTTTACGTCGGTCTAGGGCTTTGTATACCGCCCCCATGCCACCGGCACCAAGCAAGGATACTAATTCAAACCGTCCTTTAATAACTTGGCGACCCATAGGTGAAATAGAGGACGAAGGATCAAATTCTGGCGGCGTAGGATTGTTGCCGGCGGCGCTTGCGGACGTTGGTCGAGACGTTATAACTGTTGAGTCATCATTGGGGTTTGGAGAAGAGGATGATACGCGAGAGCCGACGTAAACCGTGGCGTCGTCGCCAGTTCCACTTGTTGTTTTGGCTGTTCCTTGCGCGGGATTAACGTTTTGTTTATTCCCTGCATTTCCGTCTTTATCAGAAACATTCCCAGTACTTTTGCTCGTTTTGTGTGTAGATACCAAACGAGTCTTGTCGTCCCTATTGTCGGTCATATCGCGCCCATTAAATCGATGACAGTCTAAATATTTTGCTTCCCTTACATGCCAAGATCCTTACTTGGCACACGTCCCTTAATCACTTGAACTGAGGGCATGGCGCAGATACTATAGGAGACGCACTCATGGCTCAAGATGGTTACCCATATACTCGTCTAATTAAAGACGCTCACGAAAGCCTATTTTTTTGCTTATCGTGCTGATCGGGCCAGTTAAAACTTACTAAAAAGCCGACGCTAGCGACTGCCTAAACGGGATTTTGATGGTGGATAAATGGATTTAATTTTGACAGTGGTTAAATGTCCATCACATGCGAACATGCTCAACCACACCAAAGTGTTTCGGGGTGTTGGCGGTCGTATTGGTCGTGCCGACTCTAACGATTGGGTGTTGCCGGATACTGATCGGATTCTATCGTCTCAGCATGCTGAAATTAGCTTTACCGCTGGGCAGTTTTTCGTTGTTGATCACAGTACTAATGGTACGTTTATCAATGAAAGCCAAGTTCCTCTTGGGGCTGGCAACAATCATCCTTTGGCCAATGGCGACATTATTAATTGTGGTGAGTATCACTTAAAGGTCACGCTAAAAGCTCCTCCGGCAGCTCCGGGTATTCCAAAAGATTTAGGCGCGGTCGATTTTTTAGACTCGGGTGATAAAACCACATTTAATCCGGCCACTGCAGCAAAGCAGCAAGTGGCCAATGATGCGAAAGACTTAGATCGTTGGCTTGATCCTGCGGCAGCCGTTCCTAAGCCGTCGTTTGAAAGCGATACGTGGGGCTCGGCTGCATCAAGTGCACCTGCCTCTAAAGCCGCAGATGATCCATGGGGTGCTGCTGTATCGCCTACGGCAAACGCCTCAATTTTGAACGATGCTAGCAATGTTGATCCGCTTGCCGCGTTAGATAATTCACAGTCGTTTGGCTCGCCGAAAGCGCCGAGCTGGGATGATAATGATGACTGGTGGAAATCCGGCAGCGAGGCTGATAATTCGCCTGTTGATCAACAGCAAATTCGTATCCCTTCGCCCGCTGCGCCCACGCCTCCTCCGTTGCAGCAAGCTGCATCTAGTCAGCCGTCGCCTGCGTTTGCAATGCCACAGCAGTCAACCCCTGCTTTTGGCGATAATCCCTTTGCGGCATCCAGTGCTGGCATACAACACGAAGATATTGATAGCCTACTAGGAATTTCTTCTCCTGCAGCATCGCAGCCAGTGCCGCCGCCTCCACCGGTTGCGCCTGTGATGCCGTCAGCTCCGTCGCAACCGCAAGCTGCGGAAGCGCCATCTTATAATGCAAACGAGTTACAGCAGCTGGCGACATTGTTAGGAATCGACAATATTCAACCGGCACAGCTGCAGACTCTTATTCCTGAGATGTCGAGCATTATTAATGAAACGGTTACTCGCCTAATTGATTTATTGCGTGCTAGAACAGCCATTAAAAATGAGTTGCGTGTCCAGCACACCATGATTCAAATGACGGATAATAATCCGTTGAAATTTTCAGCAACAGCGACCGATGCACTGAAAGTGATGTTTAGCAAAGATCGTTCTGCTTTTATGCGTCCGACTGAAGCTATTCAAGATAGCTTTGATGATTTATCCGACCACCAAGTGGCGGTGTTAACGGGTATGAATACCGCCTATACCGCCATGTTGAATCACTTTAATCCGGAAAGTTTAAAGCGCTATATTAACGTGGGTGATTCATTGCTAGGCAATAAAAATGCTAAAAATTGGTCTGCGTTCGAGCAGTACTATAAATCATTGAAAAGTGATCGCGAGACAACCTATAACAAGTTATTTGGTGAAGAGTTTGCTCGTAGCTATGAAAAGCAATTAGCTGAATTGAAAAACGCACGAGCATTAAAGCGCCGCTCGTAAAGTCTGAGTGATACGGATAGGGAGTTAAAGGGAAACACATGATGTTTAAATCGCTGTTTTATTGTGCATCAATTGCCGTATTGGCTGTGACGCTAAGTGGATGTCAGTCGGCCCGTAAGGCACTTAATTTTGATACCTCCGCTGTAATTAATTTTTCCGCATTAAATAATATCAATCCTGATTCCGACGATCGAGCGTCACCTGTGGTTGTGCATGTGTTTAAACTTGCCGATGACCGCCAGTTTAGTCGCGAAGATTTTCTGAGTTTGTACGAGGGTGCTGAAGCGCGTTTAGGTAAAGACTTGCTAGGTTCTGTAGTGCTGAAGGAAATCACGCCCGGAGAATCACGCAGTGAGGTGATTGGCTTGCCGCCAGAGGTGAAATTTATTGGCCTGATGGCCGAGTTTATTCAATACCGCAATGCCGACGCCATTATGGTATTTCCAATCGTAGAGCATAATCAAAATATCTTTGATATCGCGATTGATAGTAACAAATTGTCGGTATATCAAGAACCTGAAAACAACGACCTCCACGAAGCCTCTCGGCCAGTGAGAAGTGACCGAATTCATTAGACACTGGTTGTGATTAAGCAAATATATGCGTTGTGAGTTCCGTCTCATACGCCATTAGGATTGCGCCTAAGTGTTGTAAAAAGGATGACAAATGTCTTCAAAAAATAAAGTGATATGGTCTGAGGGCATGTTTCTTCGCCCGCAGCATTTTCAGCAGCAAGATAGATTTGTTGAACGGCTAATTGATGCAAGGACAGGTGTCATTGGTCAGCATTATTGGGGTGTACAAGAAATAACCATCGATGTCGAGGCTTTGGCTCTTGGCAAGGTGTCTATATCTTCGGTTCAGGGGGTATTCCCTGATGGCACACCTATTCTGGCACCAGAGTCAGAAGAGCTACCGAATATTATCGATATTCCCGAAAATACTCGGGATGAAATTGTTTATCTATGTGTGCCTATGCGTCGCCCTGGCTCGCAAGAATCTGTGCGTGATGAAGAAGAATTTCCGCAGGCGCGCTACAAAACCTACAACTATGATGCGCGCAATAGCGCTTCATCGTCTGGTGAGTCATCACGCATTCAAATTGGTAAGTTATCGACGTGCTTTAAGCTCGGATCAGAAGATTTGGGTGGCTATGCCTGTATTGGTATTGCACGAATTATCGAACGCTTGCCAGGTAGCCCCGTTAAGCTCGACAAAACCTTTATTCCGCCGGTATTACAGTGTACTAGCAGCGCAGAAATTAAGGGCTACATTGAAGAAGTTAAAGGCCTGCTAAAACAGCGCGGCGAAGCTTTAAGCCATCGTCTTAGTGACTCGGGTCGTTCGGGCTCGGCAGAGGTTGCCGATTATTTGTTACTGCAAGTTATCAATCGCGTGGAGCCTTTGATCAACCACCTGAGTCAACTATCCAATGTTCATCCTTTAGCTTTATATACTGAGCTATTGCAATTGGCCGGTGAATTATCAACCTTCACTGCTAGTAATAAGCGTCCGCCCGATATCCCTGCGTATAATCACGAGGATTTACAGCAGACGTATGCCGGATTATTTTCTGCATTGCGTCAGTCGCTCAGTATGGTGCTTGAGCAGTCGGCGGTTTCGTTGAACTTGGTTGAACGTAAATATGGTATTCATGTTGCACCAATTACCGACCCATCGCTAACCAAAACTGCGGCATTTGTTATTGCTGTAAAAGCAGATATTCCAACCGAATTATTGCGCAGTCGTTTTCCTTCTCAGGCTAAGTTGGCACCGGTCGAAAATATTCGCGAGCTTATTTCGACTCAACTACCGGGTTTGCGTATTCGCCCGTTACCCGTAGCGCCTCGTCAGATTCCATATCACGCTGGGTTTACCTATTTTGAGATTGATGCGAGTGGTGCGTTATGGACTGCAATGCAACAGTCGGGTGGATTTGCCGTTCATTTGGGCGCCGAATTTCCGGGGTTAATTATGGAACTATGGGCAATCAGGAGCTGAAACAATGAGCGGTGATCGACCAATTCCAGGCGGCGCTGACCGTACGGTTATAATTCCTACGCCGGGAGCGGCACGCGGCGCACAAACGCCACCGCCTGCGGCAGGAAATTTTGGCTTGCAGTCGAATGAGCGTATTGAGATTAAGACAGGCTTAAATCCATTGGTTAATTCAGCAACTACCTTGCTGACATTGGTTATTAAGCTGCGTTCGACCATGCAGCACGCCAATGTACCGGATTTACACAAACGCCTTACCGAGGAAATAAAAGCATTTGAGAGTAAAACCCGTAATGCCGGTATTGCCGGTGATAGCGTTATTGCTGCACGGTATTTACTCTGTTCCGTCATTGATGAAGTTGTATTGAATACGCCGTGGGGCGCATCAAGTGGCTGGAGTCAGCATTCCTTGCTGAGCCTGTTTCATCAAGAAACATCCGGCGGCGAGAAATGCTTTTTAATTCTTCAGCGTATGTTGGAAACCCCAGGCATTCATTTAGATGTACTGGAGTTGTTTTACATTTGTTTAAGTCTTGGTTTTCAAGGTAAATATCGTGTTGTATCTGGCGGCGGCCAGCAGATTGAGCAAATTCGAGATAATTTGTACAAGACAATAGAAAGTCATCGCCCAGTGCCAGCGCATGATTTATCGCCTAATTGGGAAGGCACCGTTAAGGCAAAAGATCGTATGGCGAATTTTATTCCGCTATGGGTCTTTGCCAGCGTTGTCTTGGCGGCTTTGTTGTTAACTTTTTCTGGCTTTCGTTACTGGCTGTATCAGACCACCGATCCCGTTGCGAGTAAGATTGCGGCAGAAATGACGACGTCCGAAATATTAGAAAAAAATACAGTTTCACCAGAACCAAACACGGAAAGACGGTTTTATTAGCCGACGAACTTGCTCTGTTGATTATCAAATTTTAATGCGGGTAGTGATATATATCCCCGGCTATTTCACATGGAGTATTCATGAAACGTCTACTTGAGTTTCTAACAAATAAGTGGGTCTTAGGCATCATAGGCCTTACAGCTCTATCTTTGCTGATTTGGTTTGGCGCTGAATTCATCAAGTTTGGTAGCGATAACGTTACCCTAAGCACAACGACTCGTTGGATCATTATCAGCCTATTTTGGTTGATTTGGTTAACCTGGAATATGGCGCAATGGTTAGTTGAGCGTCGTCAAAATAAAGAGTTGATCGGTAGCATTGAAGAGTCTCAAGAAGAAGCAAAAAACCCAGACGATGAGCGTAGCCAAGAAGAATTAACGGCTATGTCGCAGCGCTTCAGGGAGGCGCTGGCGACGCTGAAAAAAACTCGCTTTAAATCTCGCTTTGGTAGTCGAAGCTTATACCAGCTACCTTGGTACATTATTATTGGGCCGCCGGGTGCAGGTAAAACCACGGCATTAATCAATTCCGGTCTTAATTTTCCGCTTGCTGAGAGTCACGGTAAACAAGCGCTTGGCGGTGTTGGCGGTACGCGTAATTGTGATTGGTGGTTTACTAATGATGCTGTGTTAATTGATACCGCGGGTCGTTACACCACGCAAGATAGCCATCGCGTTGTCGACAATAATGCGTGGAATGCATTTTTAACCCTTTTGAAAAAATACCGCCGTCGTCGTCCGATTAATGGTGCTTTGGTTGCTATTAGTTTGCAGGACTTAATGGTTCAGACTGCGGAACAGCGCAATCAACAAGCGAAGACGATTAAAACGCGTATTGGCGAATTGCAGGAAGAATTAGGCGTTCGTTTCCCCGTTTATTTGACCTTCACTAAGTGTGATTTAGTGGCAGGTTTTGCCGAGTTTTTTGCTAATTTGTCGCAATCCGAGCGTGAGCAGGTTTGGGGGGTAAGTTTCCCTGCGGAAACCAGTCCAGAGACCGGAGCTGATATTGGTCGCTTTAAAGCTGAATTTGCCGAGTTGGCGAAACGCTTAAACGGCATGCTGCTAGGGCGAGTTCATCAAGAGCGTAATATCGAAAAACGTTCAATGATTCAAAGCTTCCCTGCGCATTTTGAAAGTCTTGGTGGTGTTGTTGATGAGTTTGTCGCTCAGGTTTTCTCACCCGACCGTTTTGGTTCAGTGCCTATGCTGCGTGGTGTGTATTTTACCAGTGCCACCCAAGAAGGTAGTCCGATTGATCGCATGATGGCTCAGGTGAGTAATAACTTTGGCCTTGAGCGCAATATGGGCAAGCAGCAGCAAAATAGCGGTAAGAGCTTTTTTATAACGCGCTTGTTTAATGACGTTATTTTCCCTGAATCGGAGCTCGTGGGTGTTAATCGCAAAGTTGAGAATATTTTACTTTGGCTAAGGCGGGGCACACTTGCGGTATTTTCTTTGATCTTCTTAGGCAGTGCAGCGCTGTGGGCTGGAGGTCTTACTAAAAATAAATCGTTCATGACGGATGTTGATGCGCTGTTTTATGACTTCAAGCAGCAGGCTGAAAAGTTTGACGTAACGCGGGACGATATCCCTGCGGTATTACCGGTAATGAATCCTTTGCTAAATGCCAGCTTGGTATACGATCAGGATGAACATCCATTCCTAAGCAACCTTGGCCTTTATGATGGCCGTGTTGATTCATCGGCAGATGCTTTATATCAAGTTGAATTGAATAAGATATTTTTCCCTGCGGTTAAAACCATGTTGGAAAGACATCTAAACACACTGACCTATACCGATAGTGAACTGCTGCCAATATTTAAAGTGTATTTAATGTTGTTTGACGAAGAGCATCGCGATTATCAGCAGATTCGCGCGTATGCTAAAACTCGTTGGCAGGATATGTTGCCGGGCGAAGCCGGTAAGCAGGAGCAGTTGTTACGCCATTTGGATAACTTATTCGGCGCGCCTTTAAATACTGAGGTTGTTGCTAACGATCAAGTGGTTGAGCGTACGCGTTTGCAGTTAAAGCGTATTCCCGTTGCGCAGCGTTTATATGCGCAATTGCAGAATAGCGGTAACAATGCTCAGCTTGTTGATCTATACCGCGAAATCGGTGGCGACACACAACAAGCGTTCGGCATTGCAGAAACCGATCCTGTTTTCAAAATGCCATTTTTGTTTACTAAAGCCGGCTTTAAGAATGCTGAGTACGGCGCTAACTCTGACATGATGACCAAGATCGCGGAAGATCGTTGGATTTATGGTGATGGCGCAAATGGCGAAGATTTCACTAAAGCAGATTTAGAGAAATTAAGTGACGAAGTTGAAAAATTATATTTAAGCGAATATGCCAAGCGTTGGCAGGCGTTCTATCAGCGTTTTACCTTGGCACGTATTACTAACAGCATTCAAGCGATTGCCGTATTGCAGCAGTTATCCGATCCGATTGCATCGCCATTAGTGCATGTGAGCGAGCTTGTTGCTGAAAATACTAGCTTAACGCCGCAAGTATCGCTCGATCCAAACAAAGGCGCTGTCGCTGGGGCCGCTGCAAAAGTGTTCTCTAAAGTATACGAGCCCAATATCGTCGATCTTAGATTTCAAGATGTTCAGCGTATGGTGAAAAGCGAGAACGGCGTACCGTCGAAAATGCAATCGTATTTGCTGGGCATTCAGCAGTTAAACGAGTACTTCCGACAAATTAACAGTGCCCCTGATTCTAATGCCGCGGCTTTTGATGTAGCGAAAGCTAAGTTTACCGCTAACGGTGCTGATGCTATGCAGCAATTGAAGAGTCTTGCCGCGACAGCACCAGAACAAGCGCAAGGGTGGTTGAATCATTTAGCAAATTCAACATGGACGTTAATTGTCGGCAAGGCGAAAACTCACATAGATACCGTTTGGCGTTATCAGGTTTATGATAATTATCGCGAAAATATCTATAACCGTTATCCAATGTCGGCGGATAAAAAATCCGAAGCGACAGTGATCGCTTTCGATGAATTCTTTAAGCCGGGTGGCATACAGCAAAGCTTTGTTGACGAATATGTGTTGCCATTTGTTGATACGCGTCGTTGGCAGGCGAAAAGCTACGATGGCTTAACCTTAGGTATCAGCAATTCATCACTTGCGCAGTTCCGCCGCGCCGACAATATTCGTAAGGCCTTTTATGCCAAGGGAGAAAGTGCTGGTTTCGCATTTGCGGTAGAGCCGCATAAGCTGGACTCTAATGTGCGTCTATTTACGCTCGAAGTGGGAGATTCTCGGATGTCTTATTCCCATGGTCCGCGCATTGAAAAAGATGTGATGTGGAGCGCTGCAGAAAGTAACCGTTCGCGCGTTGTCTTTGAAGATTTAAACGAAGCGGTAAGCAGTAAGCAATTTGATGGCGATTGGTCATTCCTAAGATTGCTTGATGATGCCGATATGAAAGCGACCAGTAATGCCCGTGAATATTCCGTAACGTTTACGGGTAATGGCCATAATGCGGTTTACAACTTAATTGCTCCGAGTAGTGTTAATGCCTTTGATTTTGGCTTGCTAAGAAACTTTAGCTGCCCTCAGTCGTTATAAAGAGGGGCTTATGAGCAATCAGATTGGATTATTCGGAAAATTACCGGCGCACGGCGATTTTGTTAATCGCCATGTGTCTTCGGCCTTCCTTTCTATATGGGATGAATGGCTGCAATGTTCGGTGTCGGGGTCTAAAGAGCTACTTGGTGATAGTTGGCTGGATATCTATTTAACCAGCTCAATTTGGCGCTTTGCCTTACGTCCTGGTGTGATTAATGAACACGCTTGGGCCGGAATTTTAATTCCAAGTGTCGATAGTGTCGGTCGATATTTCCCGCTGTCATTGGTGCAACCATTTGATGCAAAAACCAATGTTTTTGCATTGATGAGTAATAACCAATCATGGTTCGAATCTCTTGAAGCGGCAGCACTTGCGGCGCTCCAGAATTCCTTGGATGCTGATCAGTTATCTCAAATGGTGAGCGATGAGTCAGCCTCGCTGTGGCAGCATGGAATGACGCCAGCAGCGCAATGTCGGAACCTTGGCAATGCGATGGTAATGACGGGTGGGCATAATGAAGCTGAGCGTTATGCGGCATTGCTCAATAGTCAATTTGGCCATCAAGCCAGTTGCAGTATATGGAGTACTGGAGAAACGGCTAATAGCCCAGCGACAACAGTAGTTGTTGAAGGACTACCAAAGCCGGATCAATTTGTATTTATGTTGGATGGACGTTGGAATCAGTGAGCTGGTTAATACAACAGCGAACTAATACTAATTCATTAAATGACCAATAAGATTATCGCGGGTGTTAAATTGCAATCTAGGCGTGTAATATGTGCTCAGATTATTGCTTAACCCCAATTTAGAAAGGATTCTGACCAATGCCATTTGGTTATGTTATCGATATTGATAGCTTAGTTGCCCCCATTAGTGATGATATGCCGCAGGGAAGCGATGTAAGAGCCGATCGTTCCCCCACATCTGATTACTATGTCATTAAAGACGCCCGAAATAATGCTCGAGCAGCAGAACGCTCGGCGATGTTTGGCGATGTTGAAGTTGATTTGTACACCCCTTGGGTTACTGTTTCTGAGTTAGCAACTAAGATTTTGTCTTCTCAATCTAAGGATTTAGAAGTTGCCACTTGGTACCTCGAAAGCCTAATTCGCCTTAATGGCGTTTCTGGTCTAAGAGATGGTATGAAATTAATTAATCAATTAGTTAATGATCATTGGGATGGTCTATTTCCAATGCCTGACGAAGATGGCATTGAGACTCGTGTTGCACCACTCACAGGTTTAAATGGTGACGGCGGTGAAGGTACTTTATTAGCGCCATTACGCAATATCGAAATTACGATTGACGGCGATCATGGGGCGTTCAGTTTTTGGCAATATCAGCAGGCTCGTGATGCTGATCGAATCGACGATGAAGATCGCAAAGCTGAGCGTATTTCAACGCTTGGATACAGTCTATCTTCAGTAAATGACACGATCGCCCAGACCGATATTCAGACCTGCCGTAATTTTATTGAAACCATCGAAGAAGCATTAGCGGCCTACAAAGAAACCAGCAGTAAATTACGTGAATTATGTGGCGGCGATGCTCCTCCAAGCTCAAAAATTACAGAATTATTAGACGAAGTTTTACGTACCACGCGTTTCGCCTATAAAGAAAAAATCCAAGCGGCGGATGACGCCGATGCTGCAGCCGCAGCTGTCTCAGAACCGAGCGAAGTATCATCGGACGAAACCGTTACTACAAGCCAGGTCGTACATATGACTAATGCTGCCGCAGGCCCAATTACTAATCGCGAAGATGCCCTCAAGCGCCTTGAAGAAGTTGCTAAATATTTCCGTCAGTACGAACCTCATACGCCTCTTGCGCCTAGCTTAGAGCGTATTGTGTCATGGGGCCGAATGACAGTAGCAGAGCTAATGATGGAGCTGATTCCAGACAGTACAGCTCGTAGCCTTTATTCGCAGTTTACCGGGGTGATGTTGGATGGCAGCGATACCCATTCATATGTTGCGCCACCAGTGGTTAAACCGGCCACTAGCCAAACGACACCTACATCTCAAGGGGCGGCAGACGCTGCGCCAGCGGCGGAACCAGCTGCGAAAATGGGATGGTAAGCGTTAATTAATTTGAACCCAGAGAATTAAACCGTTACTCACACGAAAAGGAGTTATTTATGTCCGAAAGTATTCACAATAAATTGAAGCGAGTTCGTAAGCCTCGCGTACATATTACGTATGACGTTGAAACTAACGGTGCAGAAGTTAAGAAGGAACTGCCATTTGTAACGGGTGTTATGGGCGACTATTCCGGTGATAACACTGAGAACCGCAAAGCGCTTAAAGATCGTAAATTCGTTCAAATTGATCGTGATAACTTCAACGAAGCGATGGGTAAAGTAAATCCTAAGCTTAACCTTCAAGTTGAAAATACGTTAGCCGGTGACGGTAGCAAGGTTGCAATTGATCTCGACTTCAAAAAAATGGATGACTTCACACCAGAAGCCATCGTTTCTCAGGTTGAGCCATTGAAAAAGCTACTAGATGCGCGTAACAAACTACGTGACTTGTTGAGCAAAGCAGATCGTTCAGAAGATCTCGAAAACGTTCTTGAAGAAATTTTGAAAAATACCGACAACATTACCGCTATTTCGAAAGAGCTTGGTATCGGTGAAGCTAAGGAAGGAGCTGAATAATGAGTACTGAATTAGAAACCTCTGGCGGCGCAGTCGCCGAAGAGCAATCGTTTAGCTTATTAGAACAAGCAATTAGTTCAACTAAGCAAACTGAGCGCGAAGAAACTCAAGACCTTTTGGCTAACCTGACTGAACAGGTTTTAAAGGGTACAGTGACTTGGGATCGCAACCTAACCAATACCATTAAGCAAGCGGTTGCAGCAATTGATGAAGCTATGTCTCGTCAATTAACGGCAATTCTTCATGACGAAAAATTCCAAAAATTGGAAGGTTCATGGCGCGGCCTTAATCACTTGGTGATGAATTCTGAAACCAGCTCTACGCTGAAAATTCGCATGCT containing:
- the tagF gene encoding type VI secretion system-associated protein TagF — its product is MSNQIGLFGKLPAHGDFVNRHVSSAFLSIWDEWLQCSVSGSKELLGDSWLDIYLTSSIWRFALRPGVINEHAWAGILIPSVDSVGRYFPLSLVQPFDAKTNVFALMSNNQSWFESLEAAALAALQNSLDADQLSQMVSDESASLWQHGMTPAAQCRNLGNAMVMTGGHNEAERYAALLNSQFGHQASCSIWSTGETANSPATTVVVEGLPKPDQFVFMLDGRWNQ
- the tagH gene encoding type VI secretion system-associated FHA domain protein TagH; this encodes MDLILTVVKCPSHANMLNHTKVFRGVGGRIGRADSNDWVLPDTDRILSSQHAEISFTAGQFFVVDHSTNGTFINESQVPLGAGNNHPLANGDIINCGEYHLKVTLKAPPAAPGIPKDLGAVDFLDSGDKTTFNPATAAKQQVANDAKDLDRWLDPAAAVPKPSFESDTWGSAASSAPASKAADDPWGAAVSPTANASILNDASNVDPLAALDNSQSFGSPKAPSWDDNDDWWKSGSEADNSPVDQQQIRIPSPAAPTPPPLQQAASSQPSPAFAMPQQSTPAFGDNPFAASSAGIQHEDIDSLLGISSPAASQPVPPPPPVAPVMPSAPSQPQAAEAPSYNANELQQLATLLGIDNIQPAQLQTLIPEMSSIINETVTRLIDLLRARTAIKNELRVQHTMIQMTDNNPLKFSATATDALKVMFSKDRSAFMRPTEAIQDSFDDLSDHQVAVLTGMNTAYTAMLNHFNPESLKRYINVGDSLLGNKNAKNWSAFEQYYKSLKSDRETTYNKLFGEEFARSYEKQLAELKNARALKRRS
- the tssJ gene encoding type VI secretion system lipoprotein TssJ yields the protein MMFKSLFYCASIAVLAVTLSGCQSARKALNFDTSAVINFSALNNINPDSDDRASPVVVHVFKLADDRQFSREDFLSLYEGAEARLGKDLLGSVVLKEITPGESRSEVIGLPPEVKFIGLMAEFIQYRNADAIMVFPIVEHNQNIFDIAIDSNKLSVYQEPENNDLHEASRPVRSDRIH
- the icmH gene encoding type IVB secretion system protein IcmH/DotU is translated as MSGDRPIPGGADRTVIIPTPGAARGAQTPPPAAGNFGLQSNERIEIKTGLNPLVNSATTLLTLVIKLRSTMQHANVPDLHKRLTEEIKAFESKTRNAGIAGDSVIAARYLLCSVIDEVVLNTPWGASSGWSQHSLLSLFHQETSGGEKCFLILQRMLETPGIHLDVLELFYICLSLGFQGKYRVVSGGGQQIEQIRDNLYKTIESHRPVPAHDLSPNWEGTVKAKDRMANFIPLWVFASVVLAALLLTFSGFRYWLYQTTDPVASKIAAEMTTSEILEKNTVSPEPNTERRFY
- the tssM gene encoding type VI secretion system membrane subunit TssM is translated as MKRLLEFLTNKWVLGIIGLTALSLLIWFGAEFIKFGSDNVTLSTTTRWIIISLFWLIWLTWNMAQWLVERRQNKELIGSIEESQEEAKNPDDERSQEELTAMSQRFREALATLKKTRFKSRFGSRSLYQLPWYIIIGPPGAGKTTALINSGLNFPLAESHGKQALGGVGGTRNCDWWFTNDAVLIDTAGRYTTQDSHRVVDNNAWNAFLTLLKKYRRRRPINGALVAISLQDLMVQTAEQRNQQAKTIKTRIGELQEELGVRFPVYLTFTKCDLVAGFAEFFANLSQSEREQVWGVSFPAETSPETGADIGRFKAEFAELAKRLNGMLLGRVHQERNIEKRSMIQSFPAHFESLGGVVDEFVAQVFSPDRFGSVPMLRGVYFTSATQEGSPIDRMMAQVSNNFGLERNMGKQQQNSGKSFFITRLFNDVIFPESELVGVNRKVENILLWLRRGTLAVFSLIFLGSAALWAGGLTKNKSFMTDVDALFYDFKQQAEKFDVTRDDIPAVLPVMNPLLNASLVYDQDEHPFLSNLGLYDGRVDSSADALYQVELNKIFFPAVKTMLERHLNTLTYTDSELLPIFKVYLMLFDEEHRDYQQIRAYAKTRWQDMLPGEAGKQEQLLRHLDNLFGAPLNTEVVANDQVVERTRLQLKRIPVAQRLYAQLQNSGNNAQLVDLYREIGGDTQQAFGIAETDPVFKMPFLFTKAGFKNAEYGANSDMMTKIAEDRWIYGDGANGEDFTKADLEKLSDEVEKLYLSEYAKRWQAFYQRFTLARITNSIQAIAVLQQLSDPIASPLVHVSELVAENTSLTPQVSLDPNKGAVAGAAAKVFSKVYEPNIVDLRFQDVQRMVKSENGVPSKMQSYLLGIQQLNEYFRQINSAPDSNAAAFDVAKAKFTANGADAMQQLKSLAATAPEQAQGWLNHLANSTWTLIVGKAKTHIDTVWRYQVYDNYRENIYNRYPMSADKKSEATVIAFDEFFKPGGIQQSFVDEYVLPFVDTRRWQAKSYDGLTLGISNSSLAQFRRADNIRKAFYAKGESAGFAFAVEPHKLDSNVRLFTLEVGDSRMSYSHGPRIEKDVMWSAAESNRSRVVFEDLNEAVSSKQFDGDWSFLRLLDDADMKATSNAREYSVTFTGNGHNAVYNLIAPSSVNAFDFGLLRNFSCPQSL
- the tssK gene encoding type VI secretion system baseplate subunit TssK, which encodes MSSKNKVIWSEGMFLRPQHFQQQDRFVERLIDARTGVIGQHYWGVQEITIDVEALALGKVSISSVQGVFPDGTPILAPESEELPNIIDIPENTRDEIVYLCVPMRRPGSQESVRDEEEFPQARYKTYNYDARNSASSSGESSRIQIGKLSTCFKLGSEDLGGYACIGIARIIERLPGSPVKLDKTFIPPVLQCTSSAEIKGYIEEVKGLLKQRGEALSHRLSDSGRSGSAEVADYLLLQVINRVEPLINHLSQLSNVHPLALYTELLQLAGELSTFTASNKRPPDIPAYNHEDLQQTYAGLFSALRQSLSMVLEQSAVSLNLVERKYGIHVAPITDPSLTKTAAFVIAVKADIPTELLRSRFPSQAKLAPVENIRELISTQLPGLRIRPLPVAPRQIPYHAGFTYFEIDASGALWTAMQQSGGFAVHLGAEFPGLIMELWAIRS